The following coding sequences are from one Brienomyrus brachyistius isolate T26 chromosome 2, BBRACH_0.4, whole genome shotgun sequence window:
- the olfml2a gene encoding olfactomedin-like protein 2A, translating to MWRYTSTIACAFLLSQYAAAQNKIFGETEPVRMTSEGSDCRCKCVMRPLSRDACSRLRSGSARPEDFYAVETVSSGSDCRCSCTAPPSSLNPCENEWRMEKLKKQAPELLKLQSMVDLLEGTLYSMDLLKVHSYMNKVVSRMNDLEETIKTNLTRENDFVKDSVINLTNQLKRYENYSDIMISIKKEISSLGLQLLQKDTAGHDGKSQETTAGNSKETGKFSNKKVPAVNPPPKPAKEKPTKPKKEPAKAVKPIKPADPTNKTKVAGHQPGVIRGITYYKAGSVGDVKHSSSTKDGSAKVHVAHDSREAHSGDRSSEATVETTEASKAVPTTTTTTTTLATPTTSGTTESATMTTTARPERPAPTIVLVLDNSDNSSWVVPNRSVKDLDCEGTIASVEPPEKQHSYGRNEGAWMKDPVAKDSKIYVTNYYYGNNLVEFRNLENFQQGRWSNLYKLPYNWIGTGHVVYNGAFYYNRAFTKNIIKYDLRMRYVAAWTLLHDVVYEDTTPWKWRGHSDIDFAVDESGLWVIYPSADDDYSQQEVIVISKLDPGDLSVRKETTWRTGLKRNSFGNCFIVCGVLYAINVYNQKEGVLSYAYDTHTDTEAEPGLPFTNEYSFTTQIDYNPKERVLYAWDNGHQLTYRIVFVGH from the exons ATCTTCGGGGAGACGGAGCCCGTGCGCATGACCTCGGAAGGTTCCGACTGCCGCTGTAAGTGCGTCATGCGGCCCCTGAGCCGGGATGCCTGCAGCCGGCTGCGTAGCGGCAGCGCCCGTCCGGAGGACTTCTACGCGGTGGAGACGGTCAGCTCCGGGTCGGACTGCCGGTGCTCCTGCACTGCTCCGCCGTCTTCGCTCAATCCCTGTGAGAATGAATGGCGGATGGAGAAGCTGAAGAAGCAGGCGCCTGAACTGCTtaag CTTCAgtccatggtggatctgctagAGGGGACACTGTACAGCATGGACCTCCTGAAGGTACACTCCTACATGAACAAGGTGGTCTCTCGCATGAACGACCTGGAGGAG ACCATCAAGACTAACCTGACCAGAGAGAATGactttgtgaaggacagtgtcATCAATCTGACCAATCAGCTGAAGCGTTATGAAAACTATTCGGACATCATGATAAGCATCAAGAAGGAGATCTCCAGTTTGGGCTTGCAGCTACTGCAGAAGGACACTGCAGGCCATGACGGCAAATCCCAG GAGACCACAGCAGGAAACTCCAAGGAGACTGGAAAGTTCTCCAACAAAAAGGTCCCAGCAGTCAATCCGCCTCCCAAGCCTGCAAAGGAGAAGCCCACAAAACCCAAGAAGGAGCCCGCAAAGGCAGTCAAGCCCATTAAGCCGGCCGACCCTACGAACAAGACCAAGGTGGCAGGTCATCAGCCAGGGGTCATCAGGGGCATCACCTACTACAAAGCTGGCAGTGTGGGGGACGTCAAACACAGCTCCAGCACCAAAG ACGGTTCGGCCAAAGTCCACGTGGCCCATGACTCCAGAGAGGCTCACTCCGGCGACAGGAGCTCCGAGGCCACTGTGGAGACCACTGAAGCCAGTAAGGCGGTgccaaccaccaccaccaccaccaccaccctagCCACACCGACAACCAGCGGCACCACTGAGTCCGCCACCATGACCACCACGGCCCGGCCCGAGAGACCAGCGCCAACCATAGTGTTGGTGCTGGACAACTCCGATAACAGCAGTTGGGTCGTTCCTAACCGCTCAG TGAAGGACTTGGACTGCGAGGGCACGATAGCCTCCGTGGAGCCGCCGGAAAAGCAGCACAGCTATGGGCGCAATGAAGGAGCCTGGATGAAGGACCCTGTCGCCAAGGACTCCAAGATCTATGTCACCAACTATTACTATGGCAACAACCTCGTCGAATTCCGAAACCTGGAGAATTTCCAGCAAG GCCGATGGAGTAACCTGTACAAGCTTCCATATAACTGGATTGGCACTGGTCACGTGGTCTACAACGGTGCTTTCTACTACAACCGGgccttcaccaagaacatcATCAAGTACGACCTGAGGATGCGCTACGTGGCAGCTTGGACTCTGCTGCACGATGTGGTCTATGAAGACACCACGCCCTGGAAGTGGCGCGGCCACTCGGACATCGACTTCGCGGTGGACGAGAGCGGCCTGTGGGTCATTTACCCAAGCGCTGATGACGACTACTCTCAACAGGAGGTCATCGTCATTAGCAAGCTGGACCCGGGGGACCTGTCAGTGCGGAAGGAGACCACTTGGCGGACGGGCCTGAAGCGAAACTCCTTTGGCAACTGTTTTATCGTCTGCGGCGTGCTGTACGCCATCAACGTCTACAATCAGAAGGAGGGGGTGTTGTCCTACGCGTACGACACGCACACCGACACCGAGGCGGAGCCCGGGCTACCCTTCACCAATGAGTACTCCTTCACCACACAAATCGACTACAACCCCAAGGAGAGGGTCCTGTACGCATGGGACAATGGGCACCAGCTAACCTATCGCATAGTCTTTGTGGGTCACTGA